The following DNA comes from Amblyraja radiata isolate CabotCenter1 chromosome 30, sAmbRad1.1.pri, whole genome shotgun sequence.
gagacctgggtgtcatggtacaccagtcattgaaagtgggcatgcaggtgcagcaggcagtgaagaaaccgaatggtatgttagctttcatagcaaaaggatttgagtataggagcagggaggctctactgcagttgtacagggtcttggtgagaccacacctggagtattgcgtacagttttggtctccaaatctgaggaaggacattattgccatagagggagtgcagagatggttcaccagactgattcctgggatgtcaggactgtcttatgaagaaagactggatagacttggtttatactctctagaatttaggacattgagaggggatcttatagaaacttacaaaattcttaaggggttggacaggctagatgcaggaagattactcccgatgttggggaagtccacgacaaggggtcacagcttaaggataagggggaaatcctttaaaaccgagatgagaagaacttttttcacacagagagtggtgcatctctggaactccctgccacagagggtagtcgaggccagttcattggctatatttaagagggagttagatgtggcccttgtggctaaggggatcagagggtatggagagaaggcaggtacgggctactgagttggatgatcagccatgatcatattgaatggcggtgcaggctcgaagggccgaatggcctactcctgcatctaatttctatgtttctatgtttctaggatggagagtgacacggttaattcagagactggggtcccgaacttgaataaaggatactttgaaggtatgagacgggtattggctaggatagactgggaaATATacctaaagggttgacagtggagatgcaatggattAGAttgaaagaccgcatggatgaactccagaaattgttttccttgtgtggcgaaaaaataaaacggggaaggcggatGATGAGGCAAGAATAGTGTTAAATCCATGGAAGAGGCATTTAAATTGGTTAGAAGAAGCggaaaaccagaggactgggagaaatttagaactcaacagagaccAAAGGGTTTAATTAAGAAGggggaaaagagcatgaaagaaagcttgtggggaatataaaaactgtctGTAaacgtttctttaggtatgtaaaaaggaaaagattagtgaagacaaatgtaggtcccttaccgtCAGAGACAGGTGGAAAACACGGAAATAGCAGAagagttaaatgagtactttggttctctcttcactaaggaagccacAAACAACCTCGCGGATATACTCGGGGACCGAGGAtccagtgggagggaggaactgaagggaatctacATTAGTCAGATAAAGGTgtttggtaaactgttgggactgaaggcagatatggtctgcatcccagagtagaaatcgtggatgcattggtgatcattttcgaatgttctctcgactctgggtcAGTTCCTGGGGACTGGAGGgttgccaatgtaactccactttttttcagaaaggagggagagagaaaacggggaattatagaccagttagccatgCATCGctcgtggggaagaagctggagtcgattattaaatatatttagtgTTCACTGTAGTAACAACGTTTGTCTGTTGTTTGCACTGCGGTTATGTTCAGGGAACTGACAtgtccagcggtatgaatattgacttctgccCTTTCACCCAACCATTccaagtcacccctcagcctcatagcatcctcctcgcagctcacattgccacccagcttggcaacatctgcaaacctggaggtgttacatttaattccttggtctaaatcgttaatatatatattgtaaataactggcgtgccagcaccgagccttgcggcaccccattgTGCATCGCTGCTTGCAATTCTGAAAAGTATCCGTGAAGAGAGGCGGAAGTAATTCAAGCCTGGAACCACAGCAAGTTGAAGCGCCCAGTCCAGTATTAAATATACACTGTACATGTAATTAATACATCAAGTACTCTAACGGTTTAAAACAAAAACGCTTTTACCTCTCTTAATGCCACCGGTCACTTTGCTGAACACCGTGTTCAACAAAAATGGGTGATCGAACTTTCTAATTGCCAAGGCACCGTCTGCTACCGACAGCGTCCTTTCTTCATCACTCACCCTGCATGAATTAAACACCCGGTTATAAGACCCGCATCTACGATTTCTGTGTTCAAGAAggcgctgcagatgctggaaaatcgacggtacacaaaaaagctggagaaactcagcgggtgcagcagcatctatggagcgaaggaaataggcaacgtttcgggtctgaagaagggtttcagcccgaaacgttgcctatttccttcgctccatagcttttTGGTGTATCAACGATTTCTGGGTCACTTTCCAAAACAGTGCAGATAGTCTCACCTCCTCTTCTGACGAGTTTCCTCCTGAAATATATAACATCAGAAAGATCCATTAATTTACACTGAGCGTCCACATCGTGACTGCAGGAATTTCATCCAAATTGTTACAATGTTCCTACAGATCTTTGCTCACGTTGCTGATGGAGCGCCCCATCAGTCCGGTATTAAGTCTGAATAAAGTAGTATTTAATACTGGACCTATGGGGCGATTcaacgtcctctggttctagTCATGAATTACATCATTTGTCCAGCAAGGGTCGCCCTATACTCATTGTTACCCTCTTGCGTTTAATGTCTGTGTGACAAGCCTTGGCtatttcctcttttttttttaaataattgttttttattggaggggaaaaaaatcacagtacatctgacgtatggcattacattttcctccattttgttttttataaataataataataataatataaacaaaataaccctaacccaccctccctaaacgccccttggcagcttattttttcacaatccaaatatatcacaaaatcaaatgcactatttaacaataataaagtaacaaaacagaataaaggcggatccccacttactgtcaagtgccctcagtcaacaggtagttcctttagaccctcaaagtatgataaaaaaGGGTTCCCATtccaaataaaactttttcacagaccccctcaatgtgaatttaatATTTTCTAGCCCTAAAAAAAACATGacgtcttccagccaagcagcggcagatggaggagtagtagatttccagaccagcaagattctcctacgggccaaaagtgatgtaaatgtaatgatatcagactgggttgtatttaaacccaaggttttatctgttacaccaaatacagctacaagcgggcaaggtctcactgtcatcccaaggacttcactgatggttttaaaaaccactgcccagtagttaacacgtttggggcaagaccagaatacatgagctagattggctggagagaacgagcacctgtcacagccagcgtccgtccctggatatatgttagcaagcctggctttgcttaaatgaaccctgtgtaaaactttaaattgtatgagccccaatctagcacATGATGACGAGGAGTGGACTTTTTATAGCGCTTCTGTGCAGTATTCCTCAGACAGATCCATACCAAGGTCATGCTCCCATCTAGCtttaactttgttcaggttttgatctcctaaattcatcaattgagaatatactgcagagatcagtcctttatttgcaaaggtaagaGTGAGTTTATCCAACACTGTGACAGGAGGGAGATCAGGAAAATAAGGACATTTTTTCATGACACAGTGGCggacctgaagatatttaaagaaagtattatgtgggaggtcatgttgtttgTGTAGGTTGTCGAAACTATCAAATATGTTGTTAGTGTATAAATCCTTAATGCACATAAGACCATTCAAACCCCACTGTCGAAAGGTTGAgtcaagtgtggggggggggggggataaaaggtTACTATGAATGGGACCCAGAACTGAAGCTGATGTAAGCTTATAATGGCAACGAAATTGGTTAAACATTTCGACGGTGGATAGTACGACAGGGTTGGATGTAAATCTAGAGGGTTTCAATGGCAGGTAGGAATATACTAAAGCTGGGAGAGACGAGGAGTAACATGATTGTGATTCAAGCAGACACCAGTCTGTATCTGGTCGGTGGAGCCAGAATCATATCTTTTGGATATTGGATGCCCAGTAATAATTAATAAAGCTAGGAAGGCCCAGTCCACCTACTTCacgacctctttggagagtgcaTTTATTGACCCTTGGAACCTTGTTACCCCATATAAAGGAGGTTATAGATTGGTTAACTGAGTTAGAAAATGACTTGGGTAGGAAAACCGGCAAACATTGGAACAAGTAAAGAAATCTGGGAAGTACAGTCATCTTCACTGACTGCCCTCTCCCAGGCATAGTGAGTGGCAGACTACGCCATCTCTCAAAGTCAGCCTTCATTTGGCTAACTTGAGGCATGTAGTTAGCTACAAACAGGGATGTGAAAAAGCGGGTGATGTGTATTCCTAAATATAAAAAACCTTCTTGAGATATGGGAAAGGGCAGGGTTTCCTGTTGGATCTGTAGGGCTAGGTTGATGGGAAAGCATTtgcttttttggaggtttagtttatAGCCGGGAAAAGTCCCAAACTGATCCAACAAGGACACTGGCTGTAGGGTCACTCACATAAAGAAGAAGGTCGTCAGCATATAGAGACACACGATGTTCCCTGTTTCCTCTCCTAATACCCTGGAATAATGTGGTTGACGTAAGTATAATAGAGAGGGGCTCAATTGCAATCGCAAAAAGAAGCGGAGACAATGGGCAGCCTTGACGAGTGCCACGTGTTAATTGAAAATAATCAGATCGCAAATAATTTGTCTGTACACATGCTAAGGGTGAATGATATAATAGCTTAACCCAGGCTACAAATGTTGTGCCAAATCTCTCCAAGACTTTGAACAAATATGACCAACTCCACTCGATCGAATGCCTTCTCCGCGTCCAAAGAGATAACAGCCTCTGGGCGCGGAGAAGCACTGAGCGAATAGACCACGCTGGCCAATCGGCGGATATTAGAAAAGGAATGACGATTTTTAATGaaacctgtttgatcttctgagatTCTTTTGTGAAGTTGGCATTCTAAACGGCAAGCCAGCGCCTTCGCCAAAAAAATTTACATCCACATTCAAAAGTGAGATGGGGCGGTATGATCCACATTGAGTCGGATCCTTGTCTTTTTTTAAGAAGAAGTGAAATAGAAGCCTGTGAAAGAGTGGGGGGTAATGAACCTTTTTCCAAAGATTcttgaaacatttctaaaagaacaGGTGTGAGCTTATCCTTAAATTTCTTATACAATTCTAATGGGTCGCCGTCAGGGCCCGGGTTTTTACCACTCTGCATCGCCATAATGGCATTATTAATCTCTTCCTGCCCAAGGGGTTGGTCTAGATTTTCTGCGTCGTATAATTCCAGAGTGGGTTTTTACAAATAGTCTAAGAAAGTTTCCATATTCATAGTATCTAAGGGGAATTCTGAGGTGTAAAGAGAAGAATAAAAGGCTGTGAAAGTATTGTTTATTTCTTTTGAATTGCTTGTTATGGCTTGGTGTATGTCTGGatctagattctggagtagttcctgaggattggcgggtagcaaacgtaaccccactttttaagaagggagggatagataaaacggggaattacagaccagttagtctaacatcggtagtggggaaactgctagagtcagttattaaagatgggatagcagcacatttggaaagtggtgaaatcattggacaaagtcagcatggatttacaaaaggtaaatcatgtctgacgaatcttatagaatttttcgaggatgtaactagtagcgtggataagggagaaccagtggatgtggtgtatctggacttccagaaggagttcgacaaggtcccacataagagattagtatacaaacttaaagcacacggcattgggggttcagtattgatgtggatagagaactgtctggcaaacaggaagcaaagagtaggagtaaacgagtccttttcacaatggcaggcagtgactagtggggtaccgcaaggctcagtgctgggaccccagctatttaccatatatattaatgatctggatgagggaattgaaggcaatatctccaagtttgcggatgacactaagctgggaggcagtgttagctgtgaggaggatgctaggagactgcaaggtgacttggataggctgggtgagtgggcaaatgtttggcagttgcagtataatgtggataaatgtgaggttatccattttggtggcaaaaacaggaaagcagactattatctaaatggtggccgattaggaaaaggggagatgcagcgagacctgggtgtcatggtacaccagtcattgaaagtaggcatgcaggtgcagcaggcagtgaagaaagcgaatggtatgttagcattcatagcaaaaggatttgagtataggagcagggaggttctactgcagttgtacagggtcttggtgagaccacacctggagtattgcgtacagttttggtctccaaatctgaggaaggacattattgccatagagggagtgcagagaaggttcaccagactgattcctgggatgtcaggactgtcttatgaagaaagactggatagacttggtttatactctctagaatttaggagattgagagggatcttatagaaacttactcaattcttaatgggttggacaggctagatgcaggaagattgtttccgatgttggggaagtccaggacaagcggtcacagcttaaggataagggggaaatcctttaaaaccgagatgagaacatctttttttacacagagagtggtgaaactctggaactctctgccacagagggtagttgaggccagttcattggctatatttaagagggagttagatgtggcccttgtggctaaggggatcagagggtatggagagaaggcaggtacaggatactgagttggataatcagccatgatcatattgaatggcggtgcaggctcgaagggccaaatggcctactcctgcacctaatttctatgtttctatgtttctatgtctcttatCTGAGAAATAAGCCGTGACGCGGATTGACGCTTCAGTTGGTGAGCCATAAGCCGGCTCGCCTTATCACCATATACATAATAAATACCACGAGTCCGGAGAATTAGTTGTTCTGTTTGATTAGTAGATAAAAGATTGAATTTCGTTTGTAAATCAGCACGGCTTTTGTATAATTGGGTGGTGGGTGCTTCAGAATATTGCCTATCCAGGGTCAAGATGGATTTTAACAGGGTTTCCATTTCCTTCTTGCGTTCCATGGAAAGGTTTTGGGGTAATGGCAGCTCATTCTTTGATTGTAACAAATGCACTCGactctttttttttgttgcttttttttctcttctctccccccccccccccccattgtgggTTCTCACATGCAGCCTTCGCGTGGTTTTGGATGGCAGACGCTGTATGTATTTTTTGAATCATATTTTAAAATATGGCTAATGGTGATATTGATGGAGGCAATCCTGTGAGGTTTATATCTTGGAATGTAAAGGTGCTTAATGGAgctaaagttttttctcacataAAACAATTAAAACAGATATACTTCTTTTACAAGAGACTCACTTAAGACGGCAAGATCATAATAGACTGCGTAAAACGTGGGTTAGTCAGATTTTTCACTCCAGATTTAATAGTAGGTCCAGGGGTGTGGCAATATTAATCAACAAAAGAATACAGTTTACACCGTCTGACGTAGTCAGTGACCCTAATGGCCGGTTTATTATAGTTTCCGGGTGTCTTTTTCAAAAACCTGTCGTTTTAGTGAATGTTTATGCCCCTTATTGGGATGATTTTCACTTTGCAAATAAGGTTCTGTCGTTAATACCCGATCTGAacacgcacccgctgagtttctccagcatttttgtgtacatgtgCTATTAATCCACTGCTTGATAGGTGTAGTTCTAAGGGGACACCTGCTGGTATGGCAAAGACCTTCTCACTGtttatgcaacaaaatggttATGTGGACCGCTGGAGATTTCTGAACCCAACTGCTagacaattctcttttttttttctcatgttcACCATTCTTTTTACAGAATAGACTATTTTTTTATAGACAGCCCCTTCATTCATAGGGTTAAGAAAATTGAATATACTGCTATAGTAATATCAGATCACTCACCTGTGATACTGGATCTAGGCTTTCCTTTAAATATTAAAGAACGACCTCTTTAGAAACTCAACCCCCTTTTGCTTTCCAATGAAAAATGTTGCAGTTTTGTATCAGCTAACATAGACACATTCCTCGAAATTAATAAAACTGAGTCCGTATCCCGCTGTTTAATATGGGAAACGTTAAAAGCCTACTTAAGAGGTCAAATCACATCTTATACTTCATACGCCAATAAAGAACGGAATGTTCTTCTATCCTATTCGCCAACGATCCTACATTGCCACTTCAAACACCCCCTGGTTCCTCTTGTAGGTCAGCAAGAGGGGACCCATATCGTATTTGTCTCCACAGGCATCATGTTGCCAACTTGTGACCAGATGTTCATGTCAGACATAGAGATGATCTGGCTTGAACCACATGGAAATTATGACACTGCTCAATGTGATAAGTACAACTACTCTTCCCGATAAAGATGCAGCCAGTCCTGCCATGGAATGGTGTGTGTTAATGGGAGTAAGGCAGTAATATGACACCGGATAAAATATACCAtttatttggagacacaagatgctgcaTAGAGTGGAATGGTGATCAGGCCAGCCAGGATCTGAGGAGGGAAATGTACACATGACGCGTCTGGACAGGAGCCTCTTTCCATCTTATGGAACAGATGGGAGAGTGCTGGTAAATAGAGGCGAAGGGGAGGAACTGGGGCTATAAATGGCAAGATACGTGAATTTGGGCGAGGATGACTGGTGAGTGGTGAgtggtgagtggtgaatctctggaattctctgccacagaaggtagttgaggccagttcattggctatatttaagagggagttagatgcggcccttgtgggtaaagggatcagggggtatggagagaaggcaggtacaggatactgagttggatgatcagccatgatcatattgaatggcggtgcaggctcgaaagggcagaatgccctactcctgcacctattttctatgtttctatgatgacagACTGATTGATGGCGCTGCTGATGGTGAAGGGGAGAAAACTTGCAACAGAATTGGAATCAGAACAGAGAGAATGAGCTGGGTGCCAAGTAGGATGGGTTGGGATCAGCGGTTGGAGAAGGGGAAGCAACATGGTGACGGGGATTTGGGATGAAAAGAAATACCTGTGGGGGACAAATGGATGAACAGGGAGATCTGGAAGGGATAAGGTTTACctgtaagattcagattcagattcagattcaactttaattgtcattgtcagtgtaaagTAACAGGAGAATACAATGTACATGTTGTTGGGTTGTAGGTTGCTCAAAATATGTGGTGTTCGTCTGCCCTACCAACTGATTGGTTTCAATCAGCCCTGAATTATTGGGGAATTCTGCATTTATCGCACACTTATCCACTATTTTGTGATTGTGCCCTGACACTGAATCAAAGTGAATATGTAACTCCTTACCTTCAGAAATATCAAACTGTCCGTTTGATTCATCCGCTCCTGCAGCTTTAGGAGTTGCTCTTGAATAGAGTTTAACTTATCTTGAATCTCTTGTAGATTATTCTCCATTGGGTTTAGAACGCTCTTCTCTTCTTCCCGGAGTTCCTTGTGAAAGCGCCGCTCTTTCTCATTGAGAATCTGGCGCAGTTCAGCAAATACAGATGTGATGTGGGTCAACACGTTCTGTGACTGTTCCTGTCAAATGAAAGATGAAGATCAATAATATCGAGCCTGGAATCTAAGACAATAGCACAAGATCACCGAAGGGAAACTGGAAACCTTACccgaactccagaaatcttctgtttctgttgctgctccatttgctCCACCGCTGATTTATTTTTTGTGACAGTCTCTAAGGATGTTTTAATCCGCTCCTGTGgattgagattcagattcagtgagTAAAAGAATTAGACCAGACAGAAGCAATGAACTGTAGACACAGAACTGCACATGAAAGATTTACAActagatacaaactgctggagaactcAGTCGGTTAGGTAGCGAATCAatgctgtctcacctggaatGATTGCTGGAGTCCCTGTAAGGGCGAAGGTATAGGGGACAGGTGTTTCATCTCCAGCGGTGGCTGGGACTGGGACAAgtagggaggaggagccatcttggggaacggctgctaacctacagccgtccgtttaattcgcttttttaaaaCGTTTTTAGTGtgtcctgtgtttcgtccgtttggagaaattgattttttaatgtggggggtagggggcaattttacttctaggtccctacctggtcggtgaggcagctttttctccgggctgccccgtcgatccGCCCTCGTggactaccagcgggcgtggaacgccgtttcctggcggcgaccgcccagcacctccgcctcggtggcggcacagcgctggagcgatatcgtggagcggagcgggcgatgccttgcctgggtcgccgcgctggatggacgcgctggagctccggtgagctgtgaccgccgtgttcaacacctctgggctgcgggtctgcggagcgggcggcgccgacttcaacatcgggagcctgggagctccaaaccggcgcggccttgtcggccccagaagccgcggtctccagctaggaagcggccgttccaggtggcccagccgctgtgaggactctcccgacgccggggcaacaccacccggccagaacggccaggaacatcgggcctccgtggaggcaattgcggtggccttaataggcctgactttgggtgaactggggatggggactggacattgtgccttgtcccacagtgggaaccattgtggggggatgattttttttgtctgtaaggtaaacctgttagtctttgtccaagatggctgccgtgaagggagagtggacgctggcgctctttagctgccgctgctttctcttcacattgtgtttttgaataTTTGTTTTTGGacggaattctgtttttaatttgtgtttctgtgatgtctttattatttattttattctgattatatgtttttttattcccgttaatctctgtaaggtgtccttgagatttctgaaaggcgcccaaaaataaaatgtattattattattattaagtaacTGGGCAAAGGGCTGGTTTTGGGTGGGAGTCTGTGTGAACCGAACAATCGccaagggaggtacacaaaattgctggggaaactcagcgggtgcagcagcatctatggagcgaaggaaatgggcgacgttttgggccgaaacccttcttcagactgatggggggtggggggggggggggaagaaaggaggaaaatgggaggaggaggaggagcccgagggcgggcggatgggagggtgggaggagacagctagagggttaaggaaggggaggagacagcaagggctagccaaattgggagaattcaatgttaatgccataatgccttgctgtctcctccccttccttaaccctctagctgtctcctcccaccctcccatccgcccgccctcgggctcctcctcctcctcctccccttttccttctttctccccccccccccccaccccccatcagtctgaagaagggtttcggcccgaaacgtcgcctatttccttcgctccatagatgctgctgcacccgctgagtttccccagcaattttgtgtaccttcgatattccagcatctgcagttcccttttgaacacaatcgCCAAGGGAGCGCGGTCCGCAAAATGCAGAAAGGAAATTATGTTAATGAATTctgtttgtttttaccttgtagcTTTCAACGGCTTCTTTAATCGGCAGGAAACGGTGAGAGTTGTGTTCCCGCGCatctcggcagatcaggcagatcagcttcttgtctgtttcacaaaacagcttcagttcttcctgatgtttctcgcactgaagttttTTCCCTTCCGTGTTCAGGCTCAATTCTCTAGCTTTCTCAGACATACTCGCCAAGGTTCAATTCACCccgagggtgcggtctgtaaactcctctccACATTCccggcaggagtttctcccctccttgtcccaactctgtgtgatacaggagcggcagaagttgtgcccgcagTCCAATGTAACCGGattggtgaagaaatccaggcaaatgggacaaatcGCGTCTTCGGTTATGCTCTGGATCTGGTGTTTCGAATCCATTTTAACTCCGACCACTTCCTGCTTCAGAATCCTTCCCCCTTCAGGAAGCTTCCAATCCGCATAGAACCGCAGTTGTCTACTGCGCCGCACGCTGCAGTGCGCGGGGAATTGCTTCTGTGTTGAATAATAGGagttaaacaaaaatgctggagaaactcagtgggtgaagctgcatggagagaatgaatagctgaccccagattcccagccaaggtctgtcagccagttatttagtttatattatgaaattgtacactgcgtgctatggattctacactgtgtgaatctctcctgctccctcccgtttgactgtcagtagctccgctgcttccaacctttaccgtagcaacTAATTACATTAAACTGCAat
Coding sequences within:
- the LOC116989939 gene encoding nuclear factor 7, brain-like encodes the protein MSEKARELSLNTEGKKLQCEKHQEELKLFCETDKKLICLICRDAREHNSHRFLPIKEAVESYKERIKTSLETVTKNKSAVEQMEQQQKQKISGVREQSQNVLTHITSVFAELRQILNEKERRFHKELREEEKSVLNPMENNLQEIQDKLNSIQEQLLKLQERMNQTDSLIFLKEETRQKRRVSDEERTLSVADGALAIRKFDHPFLLNTVFSKVTGGIKRVSVTLDVETARLERHWNAATQLHDNCTRDGQGGDEGVWHICWVREGMKYRI